From a region of the Pseudomonadota bacterium genome:
- a CDS encoding aryl-sulfate sulfotransferase, with the protein DQPASRAVEYKLDPVGMLVEQSWESTGFRGYSPFMGDANELQNGNILIAFGGLTDPPTNDLYSPRVKKWARVLEMDRTGKVAFEFTVRDQLSTDFHGYHVSRVERVQGFPR; encoded by the coding sequence CGATCAACCCGCCAGCCGAGCCGTCGAGTACAAGCTGGACCCTGTCGGTATGCTCGTGGAGCAGTCGTGGGAGTCTACCGGCTTCCGGGGCTATTCGCCTTTCATGGGAGACGCCAACGAGCTTCAAAACGGCAACATCCTGATCGCTTTCGGCGGCTTGACGGATCCGCCGACGAACGATCTGTATAGCCCACGCGTCAAGAAGTGGGCCCGTGTGCTCGAGATGGATCGTACGGGTAAGGTCGCCTTTGAGTTCACGGTCCGAGATCAACTCAGCACGGATTTCCACGGCTACCACGTCAGCCGTGTGGAGCGCGTACAGGGCTTTCCGAGATAA